The genomic DNA CAAGGCATCAATCTCTAAAGCGGTTTTCTTTTCAGATTATCCGTGAAACCGTGGCCTGCAGGAAATAACCCACGTCCCCTCGTCACACACCCAGCGTACTCGGATGCTGCCGGACCAGATACCGGTCCCAACAGGCCGCGTGTAATCCGGCAGGATGTTGTTCTCCTTGCGTGAGCTGGTGCAATGGCTTGGGTTCGCCCAGTTTGAAATCTTCCTTCACGTCTCAGCCCTGTTGATATTCTCGGTTCTCTTGGCGCTCAAGGTGGATGGGCTGGCCCTGGGCCTGAGCTGGTGGAACGTATTCATCCCATTATTCGCCGCTGACGGACTTAGCACCTACTTTACCACTATTGTGACAGTTCGGCTGTTCCAGGACGGGGAGAAGCGGCAGGCTATCCTACGCCTCTTCTGGATCCTCACCATCCTGAGCCTCAAGTTTGTTTTCGAGATGCTCTTGTCTCAGAAACTGGTGGAACATACGAAGGAGCTGTGGTTCGGGCTCATCATGTCTCCCGTATTCATTTTGCTTCAGCTTTTGATGATCAGAGCATGCAGAGTCAACTAGAGATGAAGAAATCAAACTATTTCACAACCAGACATGCTTGCAATGAGAGAGTCACCTAAAGCTGCAGTCCCCCTTGCATGTTTATTTATTAAAGATTTATTGAATATTCCATGTATTAGGGTGTCAGATTTCACCTCTTGGTCCTTCCCAGCTCACTAAGTTTTAAACTGTGTtttattcctaaaaaaaaaaacctcaaatggATAATGATTCTAGGACTTTCTCACTTGGTAGCATCATTAGACTTTAACGAACCTGAGAAGATGAAgttaagacttttttttttttttctgataaGATCCTTTTGTCGTCTGCAGCTTTGTTCTGCCTGGGTGTGTAGCAAGTGAGAAAGGACATCCGAATGCGCCATGTAAATACTTTACTGCAGGTTgaggcctttaaaaaaaaaatccaataaagTTTAAGAACTAGGGGGAAAAATAAGGTTGGTCATTGTTGTCTTCAAATAAGCATTAGTATGAGCTCACCTTCAGGATACGTCATTTTAGGGGGAGCTGCACCTTAATTTCTTTTCGTGCCCTTCTGACGTACCTCATATGGTATGGGCCCTGGCAAGCAAGGTCCGTTATGGGCAAATGCTTGTTTGCTAGGGGGTGATCGGGCTCCTTCACTCCCATTTCTTGTATCCATGGTACAGCGGTGTTATGTGATCACTTACAGGAGCAACTGCATGATTCGGAAGTATTTGGGCACTAAAAAGGTTAACGGAGACTTCTAGTCAAAGCAGTGTTTCAAGAACAAGAAGTTTGTAGATGTTCACAGATATTTCAACGCTCATTGTGTCTCGGTAACCTGGAGTCTGTCTAACTGATTTTTagtatcacacacactgcagggacaTGTCGGTGATAAAAAGATTTAAAAATGGTACTTTTCCATTAGATGGCCATTTTATGGCTCAGAACTCTAAAATGTGACTATTTCAGGCCTTGGGAGTAGATGTCTCCAAATTTGGTAAAGAACAATGGATACGAATCAAAAGATGACACAACTACTTGTGTACTGTCATAGTAATTACTGATACCTCTATGACTCTCGGACTTATGCAATACAGGTGGCTACCGTGttcatgtatgtgtgtacatatgtgaTTACACTCCTGGCGTAGCCTACTGTAACATCACTCCACACATATTGTGGGGCTGTGGCTAAAACTTAGGTTAGCCTGATATGCTATATATGTGCACCCTATGAGGCTAGACAGTACTCTCTATATAGGACTGCTCACATACAGGATCCTAACGTGTGTGTatgcactacttgtgcactggaATGACTAGCATCTAACATCCTACTGACCCTTACGACATTGGGCTTTGTAGTTATTCACTGTGACTATTTACCTCTATACGAAACAGCCCAtaccactgtctcaggtgcatcACTTACCATATACTGCGGTGGTGTCCCCTAGTACTCTAGGTAGTGGGTGTCAGCCAATACTAGGCTCTGTAAGAGTTTAGATAGCACAGTGACTTTCATTTTGGTTCATCCGCCCTTTATTTTAATTCGCTGTATACTGGCTTACAATAGTATAACACTGGACTCACAGCGTTCCCCCATTATTTTAACTTTCTTAGTTACGACTCAATTAAAGTTGTATATTTTATGGTTCACTCACTCCTCCCTTTCAACACTATCATTCTAGTACACCTGTTTATAATTAGTggctgagtgctctccttggggctctTGCTCTGTTGTTGTTGTCGTTTCGTTGTTCCCCCTGATAGCAGCACCTCCACTCAAGTCATCTCCAgctagcagtagcgagggttcttcttcccctctcccctctccccttagtTCGTTTGcattgtcattacccagaatccctggctgcagaggaagtattgtatgctaagagataatggggaaagacataggtgcagacctgtcagacatgcaaatgtacactAAAATGGTATTATTTATTTGCTGTACAGAACATTAGAAATCCATAACATCATACAgatttaaccccctcccccccccaacgtattaaccacttcattgctGAGGTTGCCTGCAACCCATTGAGAAGCAATATGTGAACTGGCCTTTCTGAGATGGAAGTTGTTTTCTTATCACTGTTACTTTATGGGTTAGAGATAATTTTGTGTATCGCTCGCATTGTGTTAAACTCTTTAGTCTCGTGCCTATGTCTGCTGTGCACTGTCGCCACGTCCGTGTGTCCACGCTCTCCTTATCTTTCCTAACATGCAGTTTGGGGAATTCCGGGGCTGAGCCTGAATTATACGCCGTTATCTTGAAGGTCACACGCAATATTAGAGACAAGCTCTGTGTCTGTGCTCAGAGAAAATGCACGTATCACTTAGTCTAGAAATAAATCCAATAATTCATATCACTTTCCTCATCAACACAGGCAATAATCCAATAATGACTTGCTAGCAGATGTACTCAAACAATACTCCTATAATGGGGAGGTATCGGGAAATACAACATAGGTTCGCCACACTGCTCAAAATAAATGAACAGTGGGACCCCAGCTAGTAATCCCAAGCATGAtaacactctttgacaaagggctgggaGTCTGAAACATGTTAGAGTACCTCTACAGCGTCATGTGAACCCTGTTTGTCTTGTTCCTCAATAAAGAAGCTTATTTTTATTGCACCTGATCCAGCCACCGTCATATCTTTTTTCTATATGCACCTCCAAGCAGTGGACTGCCTGCACGTCCCCTCCAGGGAGACACCCTTGAAGGTCACAGAGCTGCTAACTATGAATAACCCCCTACCCGAAAAActtcaatgcattgcaggcccctccgcgAAGGGGTTGAATAACATCCTAAAGTCAAAGCACTCATCCATATAACATCTATCAATTTACTGCTGATCAGGAGGAGTTGTTGCAACCTTTCAGATGTAAACCCCAAGGCTTCAATGCGCGGAGCACAAACATaaaacaggcataccccgctttaaggacactcactttaagtacactcgcgagtaagtacatatcgcccaataggcaaacggcagctcacgcatgcgcctgtcagcacgtactgaacagcaatatcggctccctacctgtaccgaagctgtgcacaagcggggagactatagagcctgttacaaatgcgttatttacatcagttatgcacgtattgcagtacagtacatgcatcgataagtgggaaaaggtagtgcttcactttaagtacattttcgctttacatacatgctccggtcccattgcgtacgttaatgcggggtatgcctgtaatcacacATTTTACAACACGTACCGGCTGGGGTTTCAGGAGCTTATTTCTCCGTATATAAGGAAAGCCGAATGATTAAAGGATTTAAAGTGGTTTACCCTATTCTTTTCCGACTGCTGAGATACCACCAtggcaggggtgaccaactccagtcctcaaggtcaggttttcaggatatccctgcttcagcacaggtagctcaaacagtggctcagtcaaaatgacagccacctgtgctgaagcagggatatccttaaaacctgacctgttggtggcccttgaggactgcagttggtcaCCCCTGGTTTAAAGTGTCTCTCTTTATAACTTTACCACCGTTGTTTGTTTGCTTTTGTAGCCCTGTAGAAATGAACGGAGTGCAAAGTTCTTGTCTCTGCTATGACCTTTGAAATAGTATGTAGCAGCGCTGTAATAACATGCatgctgtcatggaacaagaatcacatccctgtttcacccccctccttcctttgcagcttctgcctgtcagttcttattttcagctgcatggagtttgcacacacatactgtgcctgtgtgatatgtaacaatgttgcatttcttgcccctgggcatgtaatcagtgagttgctactgcagcctctgagatccttaccagaatgggctagtctgccctcccccctgttttgttcacagatagtctgtccctagactattcctttacccacattgctcctcacttccttttccaccctgcagacagtgagtatagcacccatctctgttactctcctatggcaaggccatctctttctacctgtttctatctacaaatcactactacacaccatccacaagagcctgtatttactgctgtttttccaataaagtgaaggaaatattataggacttggagtgatttggaaagggggctgagttaatgctatcgggggccattcacagatcacacgtgaccctggcttcagaatagtagaaagaggaccgtgtgctttggggacacacacagaggagctgctacccaaaGCCTTTATGcagaaacaagcaagcagcttacacagcaaatcACGATGTGCGTTGTGTgccttgtcttttctctgtttctctagttccaggggtgtcgagccaccccccaagaaaggctgcaggcGCACCATTTGTGCACTTACACCTAAAAGGTCATCACTATTGTTTAATATACACTGTATTCACATTTGTGTACTATACCATTATATCacgttattagctgcgcactatcactctTTTTTTGTactcagcaccaggaagcctctccaaacgggacactactcactggaccagacttgacaaccagtcttccaggggcgttgatccgcttctgcaaggagccaaaggccatctccttccgccaaacgccaggtgatagggtgacaaactaccacgactggcacatccacgaggtgatgcactctgtagagaaaactacagagtcaaagggactgttctctcacaaagttgaaagaaaacagtgcaagagacctttacacaaagacattgtggtgcatcaagctaacctagagctgtgcatccgcCTACTTCCCTTACCGAGATGGCGAAGGATTTCTAGCTGGGGGTACCGgacggtatcccatcgttatgtggacatcatctttgcattgttatgttgttatattgcacatatgttccacatatacctagaatatagtggtatctccagataccagacggggagtgtcatggaacaagaatcacctccctgtttcacccccctccttcctttgcagcttctgcctgtcagttcttattttcagctgcatggagtttgcacacacacactgtgcctgtgtgatatgtaacaatgttacatttcttgcctctgggcatgtaatcagtgagttgctactgcagcctctgagatccttaccagaatgggctagtctgccctcccccctgttttgttcacagatagtctgtccctagactattcctttacccacattgctcctcacttccttttccatcctgcagacagtgagtacagcacccatctctgttactctcctatggcaaggccatctctttctacctgtttctaactacaaattactactacacaccatccacaagagcctgtatttacAGCTGCTTTTCCAAtgaagtgaaggaaatattataggacttggagtgatttggaaagggggctgagttaatgctatcgggggccattcacacatcacacgtgaccctggcttcagaatacatGCAGCATGGCCATCATTAAATGGGAGGGCTGTTCTCGTTCTCCAAGTCTACGTGATGCACGGAGGATCAGTGTTAAAACACAATGGCTGGATTTACATGGTACACACCACTGCCATTGTGCATGCCTAAAAGTAAAAACGTACTGAACCGATCACACCCCTTTCACTACCACACATATTTCAGCACAATGCAGTGCTGGCCCATCTGGTAGTAAAAGGGTGAAACTACACAAAATCCATGGCCATGGTAGAGAAGGTGTGACATGGTTGAGTTCTCTCACTTTAATGCTGTTCCAGTATGTTGCTTAGCTGGCTGGGAAATTGAGTCTTTGCTTTATCTTGCTAAATCTAATCTTGGTGTAACTGGTCAGGATTTTGCATGATTCTTACACTGAAGGTCGGAAAATAACTTCCTCTTCTCAAAGTCCATGTAAACTCTTTCTGTAACTGTGAACGCATTTCCTTATTTGCATGTGGTTGAGACTCTGGCTTCTAGTCAATGTGCCTTGAAGCAGCTTCCTTgttgtggaggtgtgtgtgtgtgtgtgtgtgtgtgtgtgtgtgtgtgtgtgtgtgtgtgtgtgtgtgtgtgtgtgtgtgtgtgtgtgtgtgtgtgtgtgtgtgtgtgtgtgtgtcacatcacCCTTGGCATCAGTTGTGTCATGCCCACTTTGAATGACATTACATGACTGGCAAGTTTGAATACCTGATAGGATCAGCTCTCAATCAATAGATCTAAAGAAAAGAAATATGCGTGTTCCTTACTTCTATACTTATACCATAGTCTTAAATACTGACAATTTCAGTCTCACAAAACGGATACGTGGCCTTGAAACGTTACTCTTTTTGCTGTTCCTCTGCAGCCTCGCCTCGAGTATTTTTGTATTGTTTCTATACATTAAAAGAAGAAACCTATTTAAGGCAGGGGTctccaactccactcctcaagacccccccccccccaacaggtctgcaggatatccctgcttcagcacaggtggctaagtcataatgaccgagccactgattgagccacctgtgctgaagcagggatagcctgaaatcCTAACCTTTTGGGAGGGCGGGGTCCTGAGGACTCGAGTTGAGAGCCCCTGCTATAAGGAACACGCAAgtatctttttttcccctctataTCTATTGATTGAGTGCTGATCCTACCAGGTAATGTGTGGCTCCAGTGCTACGGATGCAGGATCCGTGCACCTCCTATATAAGTTTTCTGCTATACTGTAAACGGGCGAGTGCCAGTTCTACCATTTTCTTGTATGTTGCCCAGTTTGAATCGCCACGTTGGGGAGAGCCGCCCGAAAGCACCATCTTTAGAGGCAGCGAGCCCTTTGTGGGGGTGACGGCCCCACCCTGAGGCCTCTGCCTCTTCTTTACAATGAATAATAGCCATTGCATTTTAGTCAATCTGCCCCATACACGTTAGTGGATTCTCACTCTCGCAAGAGTTTTCCTGTTGAAATGTAGAATTTGTGATCCAGAACCTTCAAATATGACGTAGGTCCTTGAAAGTTGGTGCGTGCATAACTTGTTTCAATTATATTAAACCAAAAGGTATTCTTTGTGGCAGGCAACTCATtgtgaaataaatatttaaatgttaagagtacatgtatatatatattttttgtatataaacTGAGTGTTGTGTCATTTTAGCATCTTGTATTTTTATTTCAGGCTCTATGTTAATTGCGTGGCTTATAACGTACTGTATTACATTTGATATAAATGTCAGTTTTGCAGCAGTTGGATCCTTACAGAGAATGATAGCGACACATTATCAAGATGTTAATTTTTAATGTATAACCAGGTGGGATTCTTACTTTTGGTTGGGGAGAATTGATGAAGTCT from Ascaphus truei isolate aAscTru1 chromosome 21, aAscTru1.hap1, whole genome shotgun sequence includes the following:
- the TMEM203 gene encoding transmembrane protein 203, producing MLFSLRELVQWLGFAQFEIFLHVSALLIFSVLLALKVDGLALGLSWWNVFIPLFAADGLSTYFTTIVTVRLFQDGEKRQAILRLFWILTILSLKFVFEMLLSQKLVEHTKELWFGLIMSPVFILLQLLMIRACRVN